The genomic segment TCGGCGTGGACGTGGACGTGCTGGGCGCCGTCCCCACGCCCGGCGCGGTCCGCTACTGCGGGGCCGAGGAGGTTCCGGCCGTGGTCATCACGGCCTCTCACAATCCGCCGGAGTACAACGGCATCAAACTCGTCGGCGACGACGGCGTCGAACTCGCCGTCGCCGACCTCGAACGCATCGAGGACCACGTCCTCGCCGAGGAGTTCGCCACCGCGTCGTGGGACGAGGTGGGCGAGATTCGGCACGTCGACTCGGCGAACCGCGAGTACGTCGAGGACCTCCTGACCGCCATCGACGGCGACGCCATCGCGGACGCGGACCTGACCGTCGCGCTCGACCCCGGCCACGGCGCCGGCTGTCTCACCAGCCCCGACTTCTTCCGCGAACTCGGCTGTGAGGTCGTCACGGTCAACGCCAACCCCGACGGCCACTTCCCCGGCCGCGAGTCCGAACCCGTCGGCAGCAAACTCGGCGACCTCTGCCGCCTCGTGAAGGCCAGCGACGCCGACGTGGGCATCGCGCACGACGGCGACGCCGACCGGGCCGTCTTCGTGGACGAGGCGGGCGAGTTCGTCGCCGGCGAAGCCTCGCTGGCCGCCCTCGCCGCCGCCCACCTCGACGAGGGCGACACCACCGTCGCCGCCGTCAACGTCTCCCAGCGTCTCGTGGACGTCTGCGACGACGTCGGCGCGAACCTCGAACTGACGCCCATCGGCGCGACGAACCTCATCACGCGGATTCGCGACCTGTGGGCCGAGGGCGAGTCCGTCCCCATCGCGGGCGAGGGCAACGGGGGGATATTCTTCCCGAACTACCGACTCGTGCGCGACGGCGCCTACACCGCCGCGAAGTTCCTCGAACTCGTCGCCGACCGGCCGGTGAGCGAGGTCATCGCCCCCTACACCGACTACGTGAACGTCCGCGTCAACCTCGCGTACGAGGACGAGGCGGAACTCGAAGCGATGCTGGAGGCGGCCCGCGACTACGCCGAGTCCTCGGAGGCGACGCCGAACACGACGGACGGCTACCGCCTCGACTACGGCGACGCGTGGGTGCTCGTTCGGCCCTCCGGCACCGAACCGAAGGTGCGCGTCTACGCCGAGGCCCGCGATGAGGGCCGCGCACGCGAACTCGCCGGCGGCGCCGAGGCGGCCCTGCGCGCCGCGATCGACGACTCCTGAGAGGGGCCACACCGCACCCGGACCGAGCCGAACCCGGCACTCGGCGGCCGACGGAGTCTGTCCGGTCGTGTCACCTTTTACGCACGAATCCGTCTAGCGCCGTGATGCAGGGTCCCGTGACCGTCCGCCCCGTCGCCTCGTTCGCGGAGTACTGCGACGCCATGCGGACGTGGCGTCTCGCGTGGCGCGCCGCGTTCGACCACATCCTCCCGGCCGCGTCGCTGCCGGCCGCGGACGTACCCGCCGACCGACTGGACCGACTCGAAGCGGCGTACGAGGACGTGACGCTCCACGACGACGTGTTCGTCGCCACGGCCGCCGGCGCGGGGGCGGCCGGCGCAGACTCGTCGCCCGCCGCCGCGAACTCGCCGCCCGCCGACGCCGACACCGGTGTCGTCGGGTTCGCACACGCCGTCTGGGACGCCGACCGCACGGAGTCGTTCGTCCCTGCCGACGATGCCGAACTGCGCGCACTGTACGTTCGCCCCGACGACTGGGGCGACGGCGTCGGCTCCGCCCTCCTCTCGCACGTCGAACGGGCCGCCCCCGCCGACGGCGACGCGCGGCGACTCGTCCTCCAGACGTTCGCCGACAACGAGGACGGCCGCGCGTTCTACCGCGCCCGCGGCTTCGATGCGGTCGGCGAGGGCTCGTACGAGGTGGACGACGAGTCGTATCCGACGGTGGTGTTCGCGAAGTCGCTGCGGCTAGAAACTGAGGAGGCCGAATAGGCAGACCACCGCGCCGAGGGCGAGGAGGGCGACGCCGCGTTCCACGGAGACGTCCTCGGCCGGGTCAGCGGGCATCTCGGGCCGTTCCTCCGGCGGGAGCAACCACGCCATCGGCGCGTCGTCGACGCCGGTCACGTTCTCGGCGGGGTCGTCCGGTCGGTTCACGCGGGCGACGGCGCGCCGCAGTTCGAGCGCCCGCGCGCCGTAGTAGAAGCAGGCGAACCCGGAGAGCAACGCGAGGACGCCGACGGCGGACATCGGTCAGCCGCCGTCCTCGGAGAGCGCCTCGGCGAGTGCGTCGCGGGCGTCGCGGAGTTCGGCCAGGTCCGACTCGACGGCGCCCGAACGCAGTCGCTCCAGTTCGTCGTCGGTGAGTTCCGTCCGCGCGCGCGTCGCCGTCCGGAGTCGCTCGTAGTCGTCGCGGCGAGTCAACTCGCGGACCCGTCGGAGCGCGGCTATCGTCTCCTCGTCGGCGAACCGCGACAGCACGGAGACGAGTTCGTTCGCCCGCCGGCGAAGCGTCTCGGCGTCCGGCGGCGGCGACGGCACGCGGAGGGGGCCGGCGTCGAGGCGTTCGAGGTACGTCCGGTGGACGGCGACGGACGTCTGGAGCATCGCCGGGTCCTCGGCGTAGTGGTCGAGTTTCGACCCGGTGTAGTCGGCGTAGTCGAGGAGCGTCGGAATCGGTTCGTCGGCGTCGGGGCTCTCGCGGGCGAACTCGCGCAGGTCCCGCGGCGGCGAGCGGAACTCGACCAGCGGGTACCACTCGGCGGCCTCGACCACCGACAGCACCTCGCGGATGGACGCCGACGACTTGAACGACCGGAACTCCTCGGTCACGCGTTCGTCGTACGCCTCGATGGGGTCGCGCAGGCGTTCGACCGGCGCGTCCACGTCCGCCTCGCCGAGTTTCACCAGTCGTTCCAACTCCTCGATTCGGTCGTCGAGGTCGTTCAGGAGGAGTTTCGCGTCGCGCCGCGCCTCCGTGAGAGCGTCCGTCGTCTCCGTCCTGCGGTCGAGGCGGTCGACGTACGCCGCGGCCGGTTCGAGGTCCGCGCGGGCCCCCTCGAAGTCGCGTTCGCGGAGGCGACGGCGGTCCATCCGGTCGGCCGCCGCCTCGAACGCGTCGCGGTCGGGCAGGTCCTCCGGCAGGTCCTCGACGAGTCCGAGGAACTTGTCCTGGAACTCGACGTACGCCTGGAAGTCGCCGGTACCGACGGCGGACTCCTCGTAGTCGTCGAGGAGGCGAGTCGCCTTCCGGTAGGCGTCGGCGGCCGCGACGACGGACTCCTCGCCCGTCTCCGCGATGGCCGCCTCGGCGTCGTCGCGGTCAGCGCGCGCCGCGAGCAGTCGCTCGCGCAGGTCGTCCGCATCGTCGGCGTTCGGCGTCTCGTCGGACATCGGTCAGTAGACGTCGTCGGGGTCGAACACTGTCTCGCCCACCTCCTCGCCGTCGACGGTGCGGTAGAAACACGAGCGGTGGCCGGTGTGGCACGCCCCGCCGGTCTGGTCGACGAGGTACAGCAGGGTGTCCGCGTCGCAGTCCACGCGGACCTCGCGGACCGACTGGGTGTGCCCGCTGGTCGCGCCCTTCTCCCAGAGTTCGTCACGACTGCGGGAGTAGTAGTGCGCTCGGCCCGTCTCGCGCGTGCGTTCGAGCGCCTCGGGCGAGACGTACGCGAGCATCAACACTTCACCGGAGTCGGCGTCCTGCGCGACGGCGGGGACGAGTCCGTCGTCGCCGAAGTCCACCTCGACGTCCTCGGTCATCGACTCGAATCACGGCGTAACCGCCGATATGTCTTGTGTCACGACGACGCGCGGTCCACGCTCGCAGTCGCCGCCCAGTCGTCCCCTCGTCGCCGCCCTGCCGTCCCCTCGTCGCCGCGCCGCCCGCGGGCCGCCGTCAGTCCGCCGACGCCGACGACTCCGCCGCCTCCTCGGAGCGCTCGACCGACCGCCGGCCGAGGACCATCCCGATGCCGACGGCGAAGAAGACGGCGCCGAAGACGAGGACGACGAGGGCCCAGCGGAGCGAGTCGGGCAGTTCGACGCCGGCGTTGACGATGCCGAACGAGACGGCGACGAAGAGGACGGCGGGGAGTCCGTCCGCGAGGGAGGCCCCGTCCGAGTCGCCCGACCACGCCTCGCGCTCCCGGAGGAGGAGGGCGCACCCGCCGGCCCAACAGACGCCGGCGTTGGCCGCGAGAAGCGGGGCTGAGGAGAGCCAGTACGCGACGGCACCGCCGAGAAGACCCCCGAGAATCCCGGCGGCGCGGGTGCTGCGCGACATGGCCTCGTGTGGTCGCCCGACCGAGAAAAGTGAGTCGCCCGCGGCGGCCGGCCCCACCGACGTGCCGACCGACCCTTCGACGCGGCAGTCAGACCAGACCGAGTGCGCCGACGATACCGAACACGATGTCGCCGTAGGTGAACGCGACGACGGTACCGAGGAACATCGGGACGATGAACGGGATGCCCGGCGAAATCCACACCGACTCGCGCGTCGTCACCACCTGCAGGCCGTCGCGGAGTTTCTCCGGCGTCGTGCCGTACGCCGTCGAGTCGATGTCCGCTAAGAACGCCTCCGCGCCCCACGGGTCCGCCTCGGCGACGGTGCCGCCGTCGACGGCCATCCCGTCGCCGACGGCGCCGTCCGTCGGGTCGTGCGTCTCGGTGATGCTCGTCGGGTCGCGGTGCCTGTCGGGGTGTTCGCGGAGTTCCGACAGGCTCGTCCCCCGCCAGCGGAGGTACATCCGCAGGGCGTCGATGTCGAGGCCGTTGCGGGTGTAGCCCGTCGTCGTCTCGAACAGGCGGCCGTGCGCCGTCGACAGCGACGAGACGGGGATGCGGCGGCCGAGGAACATCAGCGGCAGTTCGACGGTTCCCTCGAGGAGGTTCCGCGCGGCGAGGGCGAGCGGATAGCCCACCGCCAGCACGACGGTGTTCGTGAGGACGGTCATCGAGAACACGCCGAGCGTCGTCCTGACCGTCGGGAGTGACAGTCCCGGCAGGAGATACTGCGGAAAGGTCGGCAGGAGGACGGCGATGGTGATGAGCGCTTTCGCGTCCGCCCCGCCGAACCCGCCGAGTCGCCAGAACAGGTACGAGAGGGGCGCGACGAACAGGAGGCTGATTCCCACGCGGAGGAAGTAGAGTTGGTCGGCGGGCCTGAACGCCAGGTGAGACAGCGAGTCCCACGCGAGGAGGAGGACGCCGAGAACGACGAGCGGATACCACACGACTGAGGGGACCCGTCGCGTCTCGACGTCGCGCCACGCCGCCCACCCTAACAGGGGGACGATGGCGAGACGAAGGATGTCGGGTACGGACGCGAACATAGTGGGCGAAGGAGTCCGGGGGGAGTTATCGTTTTGGAATTCTGAAACGCGCCGGACAGGAACCGGAGGCGTCGGGGGAGCGACCGGGGGACGCGACCCGGCGGGCGTCGTCGCGTTCGCTCGCGGTGTCGCGTCCGGTCGCGGGTCGACCCGTGCTGCGTCGCGTCACCGTTCGACGGCGACGGTGTGGGTGGACTGGAGCCACGCCCGGTGGTTCTCGGCGTCCTGAACGATGCAGACGGTGGTGCCGTCGTCGTCGTACTGGATGAATCTGTAGCGGCCGCGGTTCGTCGCGTTCGATGCGGGTTCGGTGTCGGTGTCGGTGGGCATGGATGGGTGTGTGGTGTCGGCAGGTGGTACGTCGGGAGTCGGTCGGCGGGGGGTACGTCGCGGACGGTCAGTCAGCGTCGTCGGTCCACGCGACTCTGCAGTCCTCGCTGCAGAACAGGTAGACCGTCGAGGGGTCGTCCGGGGCAGTCGCGGCGAGGTGGCGGCGGGAGGGGTCTATCTCGGCGGCGCAGGTCGCACAGCGCTTCAGATACGTTCCGTCGCGGGGGTGCTGCGACGCGTCGGCGATCTCCTGGTCGGGTGAGTCTGTCACGGGAGATCGACCTCCTACCTCGTCACCCGGACGCGTCCCACGCGCGGGGAACCCGCGTCGGCGGTCCGCCTCGCGTTATCGGTAGTTTGCATCGTATCGGTCGCCGGCCGCCGAGTTCGCGTCGGTGCCGAGCGAGATGGGCTGGTCGACGTCGGCGGGCGTGGGCGCGCGCGTCACCGAGACGCTCCCGTCGCTGTCGACGGCGACGCTGCAGCCCTCGTAGCGGAACGTCAGGTAAGCGTCGTGTTCAGCCGTTTCGCGGGCGGGACCGAACAGCGTTTCGAGAGCGTCCGTCTCGACCACGTTCCCCAACGGGTCGAGTTCGAGCGGCGGGGTGTTCGTCAGGTCGGAGACCGTCTCGACGATAGTGAAACAGAGATCCTCTTCGGGGCGTACGGTGACGTTCTTTCGCTCGTTCATTGGGTTACATCGTTCCGTACGGACGAAGCGGGCATGTTCCTGTGGCGTATATAGATAGAGTCCGCCCCGACGGGAGGTGTATATTGATTCAGGCGTCGGGGTCGTCCGTCTCGTCGCTCCCGAACACCAGCGAGAACAGTTCGTGCTCTCCCTTTCGGATGTGTCGGTTCACGGTGGGCTGGGACACGTCGAGAATCTCGGCGACCTCTCGCCCGGTCGCCCGCCGCGGCCAGTCGAAGAAGCCGGCGACGAACGCCGTCCGGAGGACCTCCTCCTGCCGGTCGGTGAGTCGCTCCCGGTAGAGCGCGCGGAACTCCGACTCGGTCTGAATCGGCCGGTCGAGTTCCCGGCGCGCGACGAGTTCGACGCCGTCGTACGCTTGCAGGAACATCTCCAAGAACGCGCGGATGTCGCCGGTGCGCGGGAGTTCGACCGTCAGCGTGGCTCTGTCGGCCGTCGCCGTGAACGCCGTCGGGTGCGCGCCGTAGCCGAGGAGCGTCGCGAAGAAGCTCTCGTCTTCGAGCGTTGCCTCGTACAGGTAGCCGTCGTCGCGTTCGGCGAGGAGGTTCGCGTCGCTGATGTACGGCATCTGAGTCGCCTGCGACAGGACGGTGTCGGGGTCGACGCCGTCGACGACGAAGAACGAGCGAATCGTGCCGTCGCCCTGTTCGACGAGGGCGTCGAGCGAGAACCGCCCCTCGGTGTCGGCGACGTGCGTGACCGGCGGAACCGACGGGTCGTCGATGCGGAACTCCAGTTCGACCGCCTGGTCGCCGACGAGCGCTTTGCGCCGTTCCAGCGCGTTGATGGCGAACCCGATGGTCCGGCCCAGTTCGCCCAGCACCTCCACCTCCAGTTCGTCGAAGACGCCGGGGCCCCCCGCGTAGAGGTTCAACACCCCGTACAGCGTCTCTTTGTACACGAGCGGTATCGAGATACCCGCTCGGAGGCCGCGCTTGAGCGCCTGCGCGCGCCACGGTTCGAAGGGCGGGTCGGTGTGGAAGTCGTTCTGTACCTGCGGTTCGTGCGTCCGGAGTGCCCGACCTGCGGGCCCCCGACCCGTCGGTTCGTCGGCGGCGGCGGTCACCGTGATGTCGTCGAGGTAGCCGCGTCCGACGCCGGCCGACGCCACGGGGACGAGTTCGCCGCCCACCGTCTCCTGTTCGCCGATCCACGCGAAGCGGTACGGCTCCGCGTTCGCCAACTGCGTGCAGACGACTTCCTCTATCTCCTCGCGGGAGGTGGCCTCGGTCAGCGCCCGCGTCATGTCGCGGATGACGTCGTTGATGCGGTTCACCCGTTCGAGCGTCTCCGTCCGCGCCTCCAGTTCCGCCGTCCGTTCGCGGAGGCGTTCCTCCCGGTCGGTCCGCTCCAGCGCCGCCCTGACGTTGGCGACGAGGATGTTCGCGAGGACGACGTCCGTCTCGGAGAACGCGTTCGGCTCCGTCTCGCCGGTGACGAACACGCCGTACTTGCCGATGGGGAGGAGGATGGCGCTGCGGAGCGGCGTCTCCGAGACGTCGCGTTCGGCGGGAAGGTCGTCGAACGCCGCGCTGGAACTGGTGGCGTACACCTCCCACGGCAGGTCGGCGTCGGATGCGAACAGCGACCCCTCACCGACGAGGTTCGCCGCGGCCTCCGTCCGCGCAGTGACGACGAGTTCGCCGCGCTCGTCGTACAGTTTGATGTCGGACACCGGGAGGTCGAGCGTCTCGGCGGCCGCGCGGACGGCCAACTCGCTCACCTCCTGTGACGTCTCGGCCGTCGCCAGCGCCTGCGCCGTCTCGTTGAGCGACGCCAGTTGCGCCTCCCGGCGTCGGCGCTCGGAGATGTCGCGGACGACGCCGACGCGGCCGGACTCACCGCCTCCCAGCGGAAACGACGAGATGTTGGTCTCCACGGGCACCTCTCCCCGCGGCGTCTCCAGCGTCGTCTCGTACGTCACGTCGCCGCCGTCCGCGTTCGCCGATTCGAGCAGCGCGTTCACCTCCTCGTGAGTCTCCTCGCTCGTCACCGCCGTCGCGTGCGCGCCGACGAGTTCCGTCCGTGGGCGGCCGACCAACTCGACGAACGCCCGGTTGACGGCGACGAACCGACCCGCCTCGTCGAGGACGTACAGGCCGTCGCGGACGGTCTCGACCATCGCCTCGTACCGCTCTAACTCCCGTTCGCGACGCTGTC from the Halogeometricum rufum genome contains:
- the glmM gene encoding phosphoglucosamine mutase produces the protein MKLFGSSGTRGVVGDGLTPEFVLRVAKAAGTVWGSDRAVVARDTRTTGEMFSNAAASGLTSVGVDVDVLGAVPTPGAVRYCGAEEVPAVVITASHNPPEYNGIKLVGDDGVELAVADLERIEDHVLAEEFATASWDEVGEIRHVDSANREYVEDLLTAIDGDAIADADLTVALDPGHGAGCLTSPDFFRELGCEVVTVNANPDGHFPGRESEPVGSKLGDLCRLVKASDADVGIAHDGDADRAVFVDEAGEFVAGEASLAALAAAHLDEGDTTVAAVNVSQRLVDVCDDVGANLELTPIGATNLITRIRDLWAEGESVPIAGEGNGGIFFPNYRLVRDGAYTAAKFLELVADRPVSEVIAPYTDYVNVRVNLAYEDEAELEAMLEAARDYAESSEATPNTTDGYRLDYGDAWVLVRPSGTEPKVRVYAEARDEGRARELAGGAEAALRAAIDDS
- a CDS encoding GNAT family N-acetyltransferase, whose product is MQGPVTVRPVASFAEYCDAMRTWRLAWRAAFDHILPAASLPAADVPADRLDRLEAAYEDVTLHDDVFVATAAGAGAAGADSSPAAANSPPADADTGVVGFAHAVWDADRTESFVPADDAELRALYVRPDDWGDGVGSALLSHVERAAPADGDARRLVLQTFADNEDGRAFYRARGFDAVGEGSYEVDDESYPTVVFAKSLRLETEEAE
- a CDS encoding DUF7118 family protein — encoded protein: MSDETPNADDADDLRERLLAARADRDDAEAAIAETGEESVVAAADAYRKATRLLDDYEESAVGTGDFQAYVEFQDKFLGLVEDLPEDLPDRDAFEAAADRMDRRRLRERDFEGARADLEPAAAYVDRLDRRTETTDALTEARRDAKLLLNDLDDRIEELERLVKLGEADVDAPVERLRDPIEAYDERVTEEFRSFKSSASIREVLSVVEAAEWYPLVEFRSPPRDLREFARESPDADEPIPTLLDYADYTGSKLDHYAEDPAMLQTSVAVHRTYLERLDAGPLRVPSPPPDAETLRRRANELVSVLSRFADEETIAALRRVRELTRRDDYERLRTATRARTELTDDELERLRSGAVESDLAELRDARDALAEALSEDGG
- the hisI gene encoding phosphoribosyl-AMP cyclohydrolase; the protein is MTEDVEVDFGDDGLVPAVAQDADSGEVLMLAYVSPEALERTRETGRAHYYSRSRDELWEKGATSGHTQSVREVRVDCDADTLLYLVDQTGGACHTGHRSCFYRTVDGEEVGETVFDPDDVY
- a CDS encoding A24 family peptidase, producing MFASVPDILRLAIVPLLGWAAWRDVETRRVPSVVWYPLVVLGVLLLAWDSLSHLAFRPADQLYFLRVGISLLFVAPLSYLFWRLGGFGGADAKALITIAVLLPTFPQYLLPGLSLPTVRTTLGVFSMTVLTNTVVLAVGYPLALAARNLLEGTVELPLMFLGRRIPVSSLSTAHGRLFETTTGYTRNGLDIDALRMYLRWRGTSLSELREHPDRHRDPTSITETHDPTDGAVGDGMAVDGGTVAEADPWGAEAFLADIDSTAYGTTPEKLRDGLQVVTTRESVWISPGIPFIVPMFLGTVVAFTYGDIVFGIVGALGLV
- a CDS encoding DUF7331 family protein, translated to MPTDTDTEPASNATNRGRYRFIQYDDDGTTVCIVQDAENHRAWLQSTHTVAVER
- a CDS encoding DUF7576 family protein, whose amino-acid sequence is MTDSPDQEIADASQHPRDGTYLKRCATCAAEIDPSRRHLAATAPDDPSTVYLFCSEDCRVAWTDDAD
- a CDS encoding HalOD1 output domain-containing protein codes for the protein MNERKNVTVRPEEDLCFTIVETVSDLTNTPPLELDPLGNVVETDALETLFGPARETAEHDAYLTFRYEGCSVAVDSDGSVSVTRAPTPADVDQPISLGTDANSAAGDRYDANYR
- a CDS encoding bacterio-opsin activator domain-containing protein, yielding MASPLNSDPISTLYVDSDPDRAESVRSALRDTHPCVALDTVPSRAAADRSLAAEPRDCVVVRADLHGVDAVQYLATVRDRSPSAATILYGDEHSPDLLRRARAAGIDAYVHDGSADHVSVLGDHVVASATEPSSAAPEADAPDDRRSAGDAPASTDRQRRERELERYEAMVETVRDGLYVLDEAGRFVAVNRAFVELVGRPRTELVGAHATAVTSEETHEEVNALLESANADGGDVTYETTLETPRGEVPVETNISSFPLGGGESGRVGVVRDISERRRREAQLASLNETAQALATAETSQEVSELAVRAAAETLDLPVSDIKLYDERGELVVTARTEAAANLVGEGSLFASDADLPWEVYATSSSAAFDDLPAERDVSETPLRSAILLPIGKYGVFVTGETEPNAFSETDVVLANILVANVRAALERTDREERLRERTAELEARTETLERVNRINDVIRDMTRALTEATSREEIEEVVCTQLANAEPYRFAWIGEQETVGGELVPVASAGVGRGYLDDITVTAAADEPTGRGPAGRALRTHEPQVQNDFHTDPPFEPWRAQALKRGLRAGISIPLVYKETLYGVLNLYAGGPGVFDELEVEVLGELGRTIGFAINALERRKALVGDQAVELEFRIDDPSVPPVTHVADTEGRFSLDALVEQGDGTIRSFFVVDGVDPDTVLSQATQMPYISDANLLAERDDGYLYEATLEDESFFATLLGYGAHPTAFTATADRATLTVELPRTGDIRAFLEMFLQAYDGVELVARRELDRPIQTESEFRALYRERLTDRQEEVLRTAFVAGFFDWPRRATGREVAEILDVSQPTVNRHIRKGEHELFSLVFGSDETDDPDA